A DNA window from Candidatus Schekmanbacteria bacterium contains the following coding sequences:
- the acs gene encoding acetate--CoA ligase, whose protein sequence is MGNKPIEALLDEQRLFAPPEDFVKNANVKDEKIYEEGKNIEDFWAKAAENIDWFKKWDKVLEWNPPFAKWFVGGKLNVSYNCLDRHIKTHRKNKAAIIWEGEPGDEKVYTYWDLYREVCKFANVLKQFGVKKGDRVTIYMPMIPELPIAMLACCRIGAPHSVVFGGFSADSLVERITDSESKIVITADGGYRRGSVIPLKRNVDEALEKCPFVENVIVVKRVGDEARIHMKDGRDHWWIDLMDEAKPECPAEEMDSEDMLYILYTSGTTGKPKGIVHTTGGYLVGTTLTSKLIFDLKEEDTYWCTADIGWVTGHSYIVYGILSNGATSVMYEGSPDYPEKDRFWEIVEKYNVNILYTAPTAIRTFMKWGEEWPKKRDLSSLRLLGTVGEPINPEAWIWYHKNIGNERCPIVDTWWQTETGMILISPLPGIVKTKPGSATKPFPGIEAKVLDDNGNEVPPDAGGFLVLTKPWPAMLRTIYKDPERFKQQYWSKYENIYFTGDGAKKDKDGYFWVMGRVDDVINVSGHRLSTMEIESALVDHKAVAESAVIGKTHEVKGQAVAAFVTLREGFEATQEMEKELKEHVAKKIGAMARPEDVFFTHELPKTRSGKIMRRLLRDIAERRALGDVTTLADPTVIEKLKQQYEEE, encoded by the coding sequence ATGGGAAACAAGCCGATTGAGGCACTACTTGATGAACAGCGCCTTTTTGCACCACCTGAGGATTTTGTAAAAAATGCCAATGTGAAGGATGAAAAGATATATGAAGAAGGGAAGAATATCGAAGATTTTTGGGCAAAAGCGGCAGAAAATATCGACTGGTTTAAAAAATGGGATAAGGTTCTCGAATGGAATCCACCTTTTGCAAAGTGGTTTGTAGGCGGAAAGCTCAATGTTTCTTACAACTGTCTTGACAGGCATATAAAAACCCACCGCAAGAACAAAGCGGCTATAATTTGGGAGGGAGAACCCGGAGATGAAAAGGTCTATACCTATTGGGACCTTTACAGAGAAGTATGCAAATTTGCAAATGTGTTAAAGCAGTTTGGCGTAAAAAAAGGGGATAGAGTAACAATTTATATGCCTATGATTCCCGAACTTCCCATTGCGATGCTTGCATGTTGCAGAATAGGCGCTCCGCATAGTGTTGTCTTTGGAGGATTCAGCGCAGACTCTCTTGTGGAAAGAATCACAGATTCCGAATCGAAAATAGTTATCACAGCCGACGGAGGCTATAGGAGGGGCAGCGTCATTCCCCTTAAAAGAAATGTTGATGAAGCGCTTGAAAAATGTCCTTTCGTTGAAAATGTAATCGTTGTGAAGAGGGTAGGAGATGAGGCTAGAATCCATATGAAAGATGGAAGAGACCATTGGTGGATTGACCTGATGGACGAAGCAAAACCAGAATGCCCGGCTGAAGAGATGGATAGTGAGGATATGCTTTATATCCTTTATACAAGCGGCACCACTGGAAAGCCGAAGGGAATTGTCCATACAACAGGCGGTTATCTTGTTGGGACTACGCTTACATCAAAACTCATATTTGATTTGAAAGAAGAGGATACATACTGGTGCACGGCGGATATCGGTTGGGTAACAGGACATAGCTATATTGTTTATGGCATTCTTTCAAATGGCGCTACATCGGTTATGTATGAAGGCTCTCCTGATTATCCTGAAAAGGATCGATTTTGGGAAATAGTAGAAAAATACAATGTAAATATCCTATATACCGCGCCAACAGCGATAAGAACATTTATGAAGTGGGGAGAGGAATGGCCTAAGAAAAGAGACCTTTCATCCCTGCGCCTCTTAGGCACTGTGGGAGAACCAATAAATCCTGAAGCATGGATTTGGTATCACAAAAACATTGGCAATGAGAGATGCCCTATCGTTGATACTTGGTGGCAGACAGAAACCGGTATGATTTTGATTTCTCCTCTTCCGGGAATTGTAAAGACAAAACCCGGTTCAGCTACGAAACCTTTCCCTGGAATTGAAGCAAAAGTTCTCGATGATAACGGAAATGAAGTGCCTCCTGATGCAGGTGGATTTTTGGTCCTTACAAAGCCGTGGCCCGCTATGCTTAGGACAATTTACAAAGACCCCGAAAGATTCAAACAGCAGTATTGGTCAAAGTATGAAAACATCTATTTTACAGGCGATGGTGCAAAGAAAGACAAAGACGGCTATTTTTGGGTTATGGGAAGAGTGGATGATGTAATCAATGTTTCTGGACACCGTTTGAGCACTATGGAGATAGAAAGCGCACTTGTTGACCATAAGGCAGTTGCAGAATCAGCAGTTATCGGGAAAACCCATGAAGTGAAGGGACAGGCCGTTGCCGCTTTTGTGACTTTAAGGGAAGGTTTTGAAGCCACACAAGAAATGGAGAAGGAATTAAAGGAGCATGTGGCGAAAAAGATAGGCGCAATGGCAAGGCCGGAAGATGTGTTTTTTACTCATGAGCTTCCAAAGACAAGAAGTGGAAAGATAATGAGAAGACTTCTTCGCGATATTGCTGAAAGAAGAGCATTAGGCGATGTGACAACATTGGCAGACCCTACTGTTATAGAAAAACTCAAACAACAGTATGAGGAAGAATAA